The following coding sequences lie in one Micromonospora sp. R77 genomic window:
- a CDS encoding pyridoxamine 5'-phosphate oxidase family protein — protein sequence MGKTYERIDGRLRTFIAEQPVFFTATAPLSGDGTINLSPKGLRGSFVVVDDLTVAYLDFAGSNAETIAHLRENGRITLMWCAFTGPPNIVRVHGRGEPVFRDDPRWPELVALFPDIDISVHGLRAIIVVRAELIRDTCGYAVPLMTYDADRDLHGRRFAREDDASLSAYFAGKEHVATSIDGLPGLPLPLPPSPAG from the coding sequence ATGGGGAAGACGTATGAACGCATCGACGGCCGACTGCGGACCTTCATCGCCGAACAGCCGGTCTTCTTCACCGCGACCGCGCCGCTGTCCGGCGACGGCACCATCAACCTGTCCCCGAAGGGGCTGCGTGGTTCCTTCGTGGTGGTCGACGACCTGACCGTCGCCTACCTGGACTTCGCCGGCAGCAACGCCGAGACGATCGCCCACCTGCGGGAGAACGGCCGGATCACGCTGATGTGGTGCGCGTTCACCGGCCCGCCGAACATCGTTCGGGTGCACGGCCGCGGGGAGCCGGTGTTCCGCGACGACCCCCGCTGGCCGGAGCTGGTGGCGCTCTTCCCGGACATCGACATCTCCGTGCACGGCCTGCGGGCGATCATCGTGGTGCGCGCCGAGCTGATCCGGGACACCTGCGGCTACGCGGTGCCGCTGATGACCTACGACGCCGACCGGGACCTGCACGGTCGCCGGTTCGCCCGGGAGGACGACGCGTCGCTGAGCGCCTACTTCGCGGGCAAGGAACACGTGGCCACCAGCATCGACGGGCTGCCCGGCCTGCCGTTGCCGCTGCCGCCGAGCCCGGCGGGGTGA